In the genome of Campylobacter helveticus, the window GAAATTCTTTTAAAACCAGCAAGTGAAATCACGGCTAAGGATTTTGCCCCTTTGCTTAAAAATTCGGGTGTTTTTTTTGAAGCTAAACTTAAAAATGCTTTAAATGAGGAACTTTTACCAAAGAGTTTTCATAGTCTTATTAATTCTATAAAATCTTTAAGTAGCGATAAGATAGCCACACAAATCGCCTCTTTGGCAGATAAAAATTTAAGCCCCAAAGACTCGCTTAAAGAGTTGGCTAGTATTATTATGCAAAATAAAAGTGAAAATAAAATAATTCTTAACAATAGTGCTTTTAAGCCTTTGCTTGAGCTTTCACAAAAATTAGAAAATTTTAAAAATTACATTAATAAAAATCCTCAACTTGCAGAAAGTAAAATCACCGCCTTAGCACAAAATTTCGCAAAAGAATTGACTAAAATAAAGGACGATTTCATTAAAACTTTAGCCAAGCCCGAAAATTTGCTTATAAAAGATTCGATACTTTTAAAACAAGCGATGCAAAGTTTTGAGAAATTGCAAAATCACCTAGATAAAATCATTCAAAATCACGCCACAAATGAGGGACAAAATGCAAATTTGGATGCTAAGGATTTACTAAAAGATTTATTTGAAAATCAAAATGAAAGTCCAAAAGTAGAACCAAACGAAGAAAAGCAAAAGCCACTTTCGCAGGAAAAAATAGAGGATACTAAGGGAGATAAAGAGGAATTTGAAGAAATCAAAAAACAAGAAGCCGATAAAAATGAAAAATTAGACAATATGGAAGAAAAACAAAATAAAGAAATAGAGGATACTAAGGGAGATAAAGAGGAATTTGAAGAAATCAAAAAACAAGAAGCCGATAAAAATGAAAAATTAGACAATATGGAAGAAAAACCAAATAAAGAAATAAGGGAAAATTTAGACAAAGAAGCACCTAAGGATAAGCCTCACGCTAAGGAAAATCCTAAAGAAATTCAAAAAGAAAATGTTAAAGAATACCCAAAAGAAGTGCTAAAAGAAGGAAAGCCTCACGAGGAAAAAACTTTAATGGGGCAGACAAAAATCCCGGATAGTATCTTTAAAAATCAAGAGGTAAATAAAGAAGTGTTTAAAAATTTAGCTTTTAAAGTGCCTCAAGGACAAAATTTAGAAGAGTTAGAAAGTCTTAGTAAGGATATTTCGGCTCTTAATAGAAAAATTAACGAAAATTTAAGGCAGCTTGACCCTTTGGCACAAAATGCAAAACTCAATTTAAACGAGCTTAAAAATTTGGAAAATAAGCTTGTGAGCTCTATTAAGGATTTGCAAAATATCAAACTCAAAAGCACTCAAGATGTGAGTTATGAAATTCAAAATGATGTTAAATCAACTTTACTTCAAGTTGCAAGTCAGGCTAAAAATGAGGGAAATGATGCGGTTTATAATCAAGCAAATCGTCTTTTAGCACAGATTGAAATGAATCAATTAATGTCTTTGGCAAATGATTCGATTAACACTTACCTACCTTTTTCTTGGGACGATTTAAATGAGTCTAAGATTATTTTTAGACGCGGTAAAAAAGATAAATTTTTCGCCCAAATTAAGCTTGAATTTGCCAAGCTTGGGGATTTAGAAATTTTGGTTTCTTTAAATAATGAAAAATACATTGACATTAACATTATGGCGGAAAATAAGGAATTTAGAAAGCTCATTTACGAAAACGCTCACGAGCTCAAAAGAA includes:
- a CDS encoding flagellar hook-length control protein FliK, with the translated sequence MINTKLSSQISTQRTDIKSDLNVPKDKEKLSPNELLTQNLRQKLGLSNQVATPNEALQKFAQNEINQKLQEIINKLLSQINANKNPNSPILKQANLLNFAPNFVNELKLLSKELSKSETFAPLLSKIEILLKPASEITAKDFAPLLKNSGVFFEAKLKNALNEELLPKSFHSLINSIKSLSSDKIATQIASLADKNLSPKDSLKELASIIMQNKSENKIILNNSAFKPLLELSQKLENFKNYINKNPQLAESKITALAQNFAKELTKIKDDFIKTLAKPENLLIKDSILLKQAMQSFEKLQNHLDKIIQNHATNEGQNANLDAKDLLKDLFENQNESPKVEPNEEKQKPLSQEKIEDTKGDKEEFEEIKKQEADKNEKLDNMEEKQNKEIEDTKGDKEEFEEIKKQEADKNEKLDNMEEKPNKEIRENLDKEAPKDKPHAKENPKEIQKENVKEYPKEVLKEGKPHEEKTLMGQTKIPDSIFKNQEVNKEVFKNLAFKVPQGQNLEELESLSKDISALNRKINENLRQLDPLAQNAKLNLNELKNLENKLVSSIKDLQNIKLKSTQDVSYEIQNDVKSTLLQVASQAKNEGNDAVYNQANRLLAQIEMNQLMSLANDSINTYLPFSWDDLNESKIIFRRGKKDKFFAQIKLEFAKLGDLEILVSLNNEKYIDINIMAENKEFRKLIYENAHELKRNINKAGLLSSNFFVGDIIRSKFDPRDLKNYDLQMGMDKRV